TAAAACTTAAGGGGAGCTAAATACTTGCTAGCTTTATATTTTTCTATGTCCTTTATAAACAGACGCACAGAAGAAGCTCAGCATACCAAAGGACTATCTAAAACATAGTGATACCAACTAAGTCAAAGATGGTAAATGTATAGAAAATGCTTAGCTCACACAAACATTAGTGTTCTAACAAATTCCGATCAAAATCTCAGCCTACGCATCATATTGCTACATGCTGATTCAGAAAAAATGAATGCCAAAAGTATTACAAGCTAACGTTTGAGAAGGAACAATGCAATATATTATAAACCAGTTGCTTTCATCCCCACCCACCTTGTCCCCCTAAAAGAAAAATCCTTAAACAGTTGAACCTCAAAATTTTGGGAAGTGCCTAAAACGAAAAGACCTTTCATCTTTCAAATTCTCCATCTTTTACCTTCCTTTAATTATATATGTTTCTTCATAAGTTCATACAGCAGAAGAATCATGTGTATTAAAGCGCGAACTAATTACCTTGAAGATTGAGGGTTCAATATCCTCAAGTTCTACTTTGTCTGTATTAGGATTCCCAATAAGGCCAAAGAATTGGGCTCTAAACACAGGAGACCGAGCAGCAAGTATCAACTTATGACCCTTAAATGTCTCTTCTCCAACCTGGAAAACTATGTCACAACCAAGTTCAGCATCCAACAAGTATTTGAGATTTTGGCCCATGTCTGATGGTGGAACTACAACACTATAATCTTTGGGCCCTTCAACGCGACTTCTGACAACTCCAACAGTACAGTGCATGGCAAGGCAATCATCCTTCAGGTAGTCAGAAGTTTCTAAATTTATTCTTTTGAAAAATCGTTTGTAACCCCTGTAAATACAGACAAGAAGTTCTGATGATGACCAGTAAAAGAAAAAGTTCTAAATGTATTTCAACAGCTCAGATTGAAAAGCTAATACAGTTTTCAAACTAGAAATTCGGTGAACTTTCTTGAGTTTTATCTAAGACCCACTTGTTACAGAGAATACTCACAATATGTCAGCATTATCATATTTTACACAAGAAAATACACCAGGCGCAAACGAACAATTTCTTCCACTGAGGCACAGAGCATAAAGGGCTACTAGCGACAAATAAATGGTGGATCCATCACTGAACAGTTATTTGGAAGTAACACAACGGAGAGGAGATGAGGTCACTCATGTAGCTGATCACCAAACACAGGAGAGTCAGTTATCTAAGCAATCATTGAGTTTTTAATGAATAAAACTAGACAGATGGATCCTTCGATAtgttctcatcatcatcaagacatcatcaacaacaactactatgctcagtcccaaacaagtagGGGTCCACTATATAAATCCTCACCGACCATGTTACTCCAGTTAAACTTCGGTATGTTCTCATAATCTACCCATTTAATTCAATCCCAACTATAATCCTCAATGTGAGTCAGTAGGTTTAACAAGAACTTGGGGTTCTGGGCTATGCAAATTAGTGACACCATgtcataaataaagaaataaataataattaaccCAGTCTTAATACTTCAATGGCATCAAAGACTTTTCCTTTATTGTATAAAAGTACCATagacttattttattttatcaacCCCAAGGTAAAGGTTTGGACGGGACATGCATCATCATAAACTCAAGAATGTACTCCCCAATATCTGGCACCCAAATCAATACATTTATGCACATTGGGCATAGAGAAAACCATAACAGCCAAAAGAGAGAAAAACAACACAGATTTCAGAAACACAGTGGCCTGAAATATGAACTGCAAGAACTGGACTTCAGGACACAGTTTTGAAGTTCGAATAAGCAGGTATCTGCCACTCTTTTTAAGTTGTGTCTCAAATACATTGCAATGTTGGCTATGTCTTAAACAACAGCCATAAAGTAGTTACTGGTGCACTTGCGAGTAAATGTATTTTCCAAGTTAGCTGATATTTATAAATAGGATTGTGGCCATTCTCACGTCAATGACAAGCGTTGAGATCAAAATTTGACATTATTACCAGGGACCAAAGATCAAATTCAGTAAAGCACCATTGCTAAACAATTTTAACACTAACTGTGAATCTACAAAAAACCTTCTAGTTTTCTTTTTTAATAATCGTGGTATCCGGGCaagcttgcgcgcacctcgactaagTCCACGGGATACCTGCCATCTCCCACCAGCAACAAGTATCAAGTAACTATGTCCACTAAGGCTTGGACAGGTGGGAAAAAATCACCTAGCATTTTTTTGACTCCGTTGAGGTCTCAACTCAGGGTTcccacccacttcattgaccattaggccacacccttgggtgcaacAACCCTCCTACTTTATCCAAGCTTGGaatcaaataaaattcaaaaACCTAATAACATACAATTAAACCCCAATACGAacataaaatatttttccaaTCCTAAGCATATAGCTAATAGTTAACAAATTTTACCATATAAACATAAACATAACATAAAACGTACCACATGCTCCCTCTATATTTCAAAGTATAAGGCCCACTTTCCAATGCCCGATCAAAATGGCTATGAACTTTGTGTTTCCCTTTGCCACTTTGATCCAATAACGTCAACTCAAACAAGGCCCTAACATCAGCGCCTTCGCTAGCCAATGCGATAAAAACAGATACATATACAGAAGAATCCTAATAACATACAATTAAACCCCAATACGAacataaaatatttttccaaTCCTAAGCATATAGCTAATAGTTAACAAATTTTACCATATAAACATAAACATAACATAAAACGTACCACATGCTCCCTCTATATTTCAAAGTATAAGGCCCACTTTCCAATGCCCGATCAAAATGGCTATGAACTTTGTGTTTCCCTTTGCCACTTTGATCCAATAACGTCAACTCAAACAAGGCCCTAACATCAGTGCCTTCGCTAGCCAGTGCGATAAAAACAGATACATATACAGAAGAATCCTCTATGTTTTTACCATCTGGGTAAAAATAAATGGCCCAATCATAACCACCTACGGTAAAAATGTCGCTAGATATGTATTTACCAGGGCCCATTCCTTTGGCCAGAGAATAACCCCTGATGGTAAAATGGTGAGACCCATTTACCGTTTCGTTTACTGACTTGGAGGAAGAATCGTTGTCGTGAGAATTTTGGATCATTTCATGGGAATTGAAAGTGAATTGTGGAAATTGAGGTAAAGGAAACCCTAGGAAGGAATTGAAGGTTAATTGGATGGGATTTGTGAGAAATTGGAAGGGGAAATTAAGGGGTGTTTGGCTTGTCGGAAAATTGCAATGGGAAGGGAAAGGAGGAgattagaatatatatatatatatatatatatatatatatatatatatatataaaataatatttttttttattttggaggTTTTTATAGGCTTTGGGATTTAGGTGTTTACGTTTGCAAAGGAGCATATTTATTGAATAAATTCTGATATAATTACTATATAAAAGTTTCTGGCAATTTCAATTTTTTTGCAAATTCTGCTGAGCATATTTATTGAATAAATACTAGTAATTACTATATAAAAATTCCTGGCAATTTCAATATTTTTGCAAATTATGATAATTACCATATGAAAATTTCTGAGAATTTTCATATTTTGTGACAAATTTTAGTGATCACCCTATCAAAAAAATTGGTGATTTGCTCCCTTATCAAAAATTCTAGCGATTGCAACACTTACCAAAATTCTGGCAAATTCTAGTGATCACCCTATCAAAAAAATTGGTGATTTGCTACTTTATCAAAAATTCTAGCGATTGCAACACTTACCAAAAATCTGGCGAAGATTATTTTTTCAATACTTTCCTTACCGGAAATAAAAAATCAATAGTGGCACCGAAGTGTTCTATTTGTACCATTCTCCTCGGGGTGAATGTAGAATTTGGTCGTCAAGCTCATCTAAACCCACTACTTTCGATGCTGAACATAAATTTATgcgtaaaaattcattaaaattgcaacaaatatagttctttcttttttctacttcttcttcttcttctcctcctcctcctcctcctccctgCCTTTCCGAACCGAGAGATTATTGGAAACAGTCGCTCTACCTTCACTAAGCAGGGGTAACGTCTGCgtgcaagtatacgcggtcaatCAAGTAATAAATAGTGAATATAGTATCGTTCCCACAAGGACATGTGATGAATTATCAACTAAATCAAGGAAATTCTAATTTATCGAGTCAAGAACAATGTCACGGTAACTTTTGTTTAATTAATTCTACTAACTAAAGTTGCGATTAAAAGAATAACTAATTAACTAGCACACGTAGCACGAAGATTTTAATTCAATGAGAACTAATATTCTAGGGTCATGATTATGTAACAATCCTGTTGAATTCTTCAATCAACTCGACTTATTAATATATTCGGATTATTAACCTGCAATGACAATAATACTCGTAGAAATTTGACAActtctactcgcctattcaatttattctaaaccctatattcctatgagATTAGAGATAAAAAAACGCATTAATAATCTCTTGCACAATTGGCTAAGCACGGTAAATAGGTATATTTTTATCCGTATTTGCAAATCAATTCCCCAATGACTAGGTTCAAGATCGTGCTCTATTCAATCCTATTGCAATCAAGAATTACCTCTTTCAAGTTTAACTCAAGATTCAtatatagtatttcactgttagttAGGCAGTAAAATAATTAAGTTCAAGATatgaataaacaacccaatatgaaaAATTAAATCATCAAATCAATCTCAGAATATCAACATTCAGGTAAAATCATAACCCCAGAATAAATGAGTTTAACCACGCATAGTCATGGCAGAAATCTCAATCAATTCTCAAgaatacataaaaatcaataaaagaaggaaaaaagaagaacTCACGACGAACTCCACGGTCTCCAAACACTGTGATGGCTTTTCTCCGCTTTCAAgtgtgttagatgacctaaaagagacATTGTtgacttatatattgcgtacaaaggTCGTGGGCCAaaatttttccttttcctattcCGACTCAGTTTCGGGGATTGATGCTGGAGTGGATGCTTCGCGTCCGCCTCAGCTTCAACTTCTCAGCATTgcatgctggggtggatgcttcgcgTCCACCCTCTGTTCCCTCAACTTTGTTgcgcccaggtgcggatgctaaggtaGATGCATTCttccgacttcactgctaagggtgcgccAAATAGCCTTTTTCCAAGgtcggatgcgacgcatccaccctctcCTCCTATAGGTGAAAcatcttttcttcatatttttgtactCCAAACATCCTAACTCATCACACACAAATTAATTAGTCATACAACCAATAATTGATACATGTTGGACATTTTTAACACTAAATAGCACAAAAAGCGATTAAAACACGAGTAAGtaatattaaaatatataaaaatatgcccaacatcaatatattattattgttgcaaCAAATAATAGGTCTGAATGCTTAACTTTAAAAAATACAATTGGTTCAATACTGAAAACCTTAAAAGTTAGAACTCATATAATCTAAATCCTGGATCCACCTCTTACTCACCCCAATGTATTTGATTAAGATTTTATTAGCAAAGGAAGGGCAAGCTATATAGGTTGATTACTAGATTCCTTTACTTGGGTTGATTGCTAAATTGTTAAGGACGGGGTTTCATCAAAATAATGGATTAAAGGAACATATTAATGGGaaaaaaagtaatatttttatGCAACTGAATGTGAATGAATGTAAGTAGAAGGGTTTGTGAATTTTACAATTGAATTTTATGTTTGAGAGCAACATCACGACAGAAGTCTCAGCCTCAACcatttaattagaattttattaGAGAAAAGGACATATCTATTTAAGCTAATTAAATTGCTAGATCGTGGGGCTCTCCATCAAAAACATGATTTGATCATTTTAGGCACATCACACATGTAGCTAGATCCTAGATATCCTTGAGAGCTGAATCAGCTGTAATTAAATGGATGGTATTATTACTTTTAGCCAGCGCAAAAAATTATCTATATTCGTtaaccgaaaaaatatataaaatttgtataatttttgtataacatataaaatttatatatatacaaaaaatatacattttcgactattattttaagagcggttatacagtgtcattttcccAAATTTAAACACAATTGCACTTGTCAAGTAGTCCCATACTCTGGCAGTCCACATTCCATTTCCAATTTCAGCTACAACATCCCACACCTGCGACCAAGAATATAACTCTGTACTTAAAGTTTATTTTACAACTATCAAATTAGATAATCTAATAGAGTAGCAAATAATCGTTTACACTAAACATAATTTgataatttagaaaataaaaggaaattgcTATGACCAGTAAGGTTTGCATTAACAAGAGTAAAATTTCAATATCAATTGATAAATTAAAGGTTCGAGTCAGGTACGTAGAGAGGAAAATAGCAATGTGGTAAATTTACTTGCACGCTCAATGTTTTCTTCAAAACCATAACGCATTTTCATGGGATTTACAAGGTGAAAATCAAACCCTTACTTACAAGGTGAAAATTTAGATAGCCAACCAACTATATTACTAAGATTCCCCGAATATTGAAGGTTCAAGTTACATAATTAGAGATAAGTAGCTTAGTAAAAAATTACCTCTTTACGAATTATAGTACCTCGCATAATTAAGTGATACAAGTTTATGTTTAAACCTATGTTGGTGTCCTGTATCTTACTATAACtaatagcttgtttggatggCTGTTACATATTTTATAATGtatcgtatcgtattgtattgtattgtattgtattgtattgcttTGATGAATATGACATTTAGATAGATTGTATCATTTACCGTATAATATCATACACCgacaatatgaaaaataaacttgtaatattacaAAGAATAAGTAGGGTACGTGgtataattattatataaaaatgtagagtaaagaataaaatatgattatttaataataaggaagtGCAAAATGAGAGGAAAAAAATATATAAGATAATGACATggccacaccaaatcggtcgttacatacAATGACACTTTTCGTCGGTACATAACGACGGATTTAACAATAtgacacaataaaatttaagtaaccatcaaaataaatattgtatttgAAATAACAATACGATATGATACAATTAATAACAACTGTCCAAACAAGCTGTAATATACTTATTGGTTGGTTTTACATCCAATGTTCAGTACTTGCTTGGCCCAACTAATCTTAATTCACTCTCGAAAGTGTAAAATTTTTTCATGTGGCACTAAGGGTgacaagtgggtcgggcccgcGCGCTAAGTGGATTAAACGGGCTAAATGGGCTGGGACCGTTATGCCTGTTAGAGGTGGGCTCGTGCCGGTCTGGTGGGTCGGTTCTTAGTTAGGAACTGTTAAGACCGGGCCCAACGGAtatttttatttaagaaaaaagaGTTGTTGGGGgtttaaaaaatagccgttggctatttaaaaaatagccatttaactccCATCCTTCAAACttagttttaaccccaaacttttcattattacacttttttcctattttctactataaatacccctcattttttcattttcttacaaaatcaatatcaatctatcaaAATTTCTCTCTAGttttcttctatacttgctaCAAATGTTTACTTtataaaagaaaaatgcaaaaattatgaGGTTACTACTATTActtactttattccaaaaaatagtcaaaaaatattgagattgttacaatttgtgaaaataTTATGAAGTTAGTGAAttaaagtcttcaagtcttcaacgataatcaattttcaacaagttgttcgtcaattcggtaaaatcgttccaactcttaatattatagttttgtttatttatttgtttttcttctcaATTGTGGTATtaacaccttgttgtgctcattccatagagGGAAGAGGATTAagcaaaatattgccatattttgtattgctataataaaattataaggcattgctttgaatatctttttacaatatttttatctttaaatttgaattaaaaaatcaggtcacaattctataaataaatttacaaggcattgccttgtatattttttaatatttttttatctctaatttctatttaattttttaaaacaattactGCTCAGCTGTTGGGCACATTTAGCCCGTCAGGACCGCTGGCCCGACCCGGCACATTTAGCACATTTAGATTGTCTCTTCTTTGTGTTTAaggtttcttcttcttattcttagtTGCCAATGGGTTTGttaaatttattgttgttttaataatttgatgattgagatttattctttatgatatttgaaagttatgtttcaaatttaagCTCATTTGGAATAAATTTGGATGTTGAATCGTGTattaaaaggcgtttctggggcgagccccgaggcgaggcgtaccaaaaacggCACAGAGCGATGGTGTGgtgcgaaagtctcaagaggcgtacgccccgcaatttggggcgtatgcccgggcgttcggggcgagTAAGCCCcaaagactttttcaaattaaaacaaaatttgttgaattagtctttcatataatacccaaattctcaaaagccaGTTTGGTAATtattcaaaaggtttaaaaaggaactcaataGTATTAAATGTAAAAGTAAAGGCCttatttattgatttaagccctaattcatggtttttccaattttttatcttccgctagtctgctaatatctcccaaaaacaacgaatatttaattttttttacaaatacaaagagaactacattcttcttcataacagcaaattcaaagttcaaattgcaggttaatcattctttttgttcctccatatagaaaacctTATTCtttgactcaaattacttgtgcttgtaagtaacgtataatagattgttttgattagtcttttgtggggatggagcacacatatatatagttttcttcaatatttatgtaattttacctgtttataaatatttactgtcattatattattttataaaatatttaaaactaaATACCTATTGGGCTTACGCCCCACACCTAagccccgctgaggcatatgtaaaacgacTCGCATTACGcccatgccttttaaaacactacaGAAAATAAGTTTATATTTAAGAACTTTAGATTTTGAATATGAAGTTGTATTGAAAAAGTGAACTACTTAAGATTTTAGATTTTGAATATGAAGCTGTAAAGTTGCAATGAAAAATTGAGAAATTGCAATTGAATGATAGAAGAATATATGCAAATGCCCCCGTCGAAAGTTTCACCTTAGAGGAAATTCTATAAAACATTGGCGGTGGTTAAATTGTAGGAGTTCATACTTCATAGTaagtatataagttaaatcctaAAGTAAATAAATGTAAAATTTTCAGATCTACACCAACAGAAAAAAAACAGTTATTCTCTTGCTGTCTCACTAGTTGTGTAGGACACTGCAACTTCTTATTTTCCAAACTACTTTAGATTTGGCTCTGTTAACTTTACCtgaatctgaagaagaagaagaaaagaaaatgaagGGATTGAGCGGTGGAGGTGGAGATGTATTCAAATCCACCACTCTAATCAAAATCTTAGCCTTCACATTACTTTCTATAGCTTTCTTCTACTTTGGCAAACATTGGTCCGATGGatctcaacaacaacaactcattttcttcaattctcgCCAAAACCCCACAACTTCTCAATTCGTCTCAATTTCCCCTAATTTCAACAAAATTTTCGATTTATCATCCATAATTAATGACACCAACTCAATTCCACCGCCTGCGGTGGAGGTTGTTTTATCTCCGCCGCCACCTCCACGGCCTCCGCCGGCATCGGTGGTGGAGAATATGGGGATAGTGAATGAGAATGGGGTGATGAATAATGAATTTAAAATTGGGGACTTTGATCCTGAAGTTGTGGAGAATTGGGGTGTTGGGAATGAGACGGTTGATGATGAGGGGAGTGGGGTCCACAGATTTAGGGTTAAGAAATTTGGGCTATGTCCTGCAAGTATGAGAGAGTATATTCCGTGTTTGGATAATGTGGAGGCGATTCGTAAGTTGAAATCAACTGAAAGAGGGGAGAAGTTTGAGCGGCATTGTCCTGAAAAAGGTAAAGGATTGAATTGTTTGGTTCCTCCACCAAGAGGTTATCGAGCTCCGATTCCTTGGCCAAGAAGCCGTGATGAGGTCTGTGTTATAATCTGCTGGAAATACTACATATTTTGAGGATTTGCTTTAGTTATGTAAATTATTTGAGTATAAGTTCTATGAACTTCTACAGCATCAGATCACTTAAAAAGGTAATTTTAGGTAACTCCATTTAATAAGCATTGATTGGTAACCAATAATAAATGATAAGTAAATTGCACTGATAGTTATCTCGAAAATCATTTTTAACTTTTTCTAGTTGGGTTGGGATATGGTAAAATACAACATTAATGTTTAATTTTTGAAGCATTTTATTCGGATATTGTGATGAGTTGTGTTATGTTGTCCTCAAatatttgagttttttttttgtatGAGTAACtcaaagttaaatttttgaagaactttCCAGATATAGTTGTGTGACTTTGCATAGTTATTCATTGGAGGATAGACAAAGGGAATAGGAAATTGCAAAAGCTTCTATATGTGGAAAAATTCAACTTGTAACTGTACTGCAGGTTTGGTTCAGCAACGTTCCTCATGCACGTCTAGCTGAGGATAAAGGGGGTCAAAATTGGATAACGATAGACAAGGACAAGTTCAAGTTTCCTGGAGGTGGCACCCAGTTTATACATGGAGCTAATCAGTACTTGGATCAGATTGAAAAGGTGTTTAATtttctcaatttaaacttataaaAGATGAACGAAATTGGtggttcttttttattttaaatttcttttgGGTATTATTCACTAGATGCTCCCTGAAATTGCATTTGGCCGTCATGTCCGAGTTGCTTTAGATATCGGCTGTGGTGTGGCAAGCTTTGGTGCTTATTTACTATCAAGGAATGTGCTCACCCTGTCTATTGCTCCAAAAGACGTTCATGAAAATCAGATTCAGTTTGCTCTTGAGCGTGGCGTCCCTGCAATGGTAGCTGCAATTGCGACACATCGTTTACTATATCCAAGTCAGGCATTTGAACTAATCCATTGTTCAAGGTGTAGGATCAATTGGACTCGTGATGGTATGCTTTTCTAGATCATGCTATTATCCATTTATACATTGTCAGCAAATTTTCCATGTGGTATTATGATTTTTTATCAAGATGGTTGCATTTAGCAACTAGTCACCCGAGGTCGTGTACCCTTGGGATAAGCTCGTGAATGTTGATAAAGAATCTGCTAGTTGTGATAATTTCAAGTTGTAGTTTTACGGTTTATAGTTTTGGTAGATCGATAAAATAACTCATAATTTTTGTTAATGGATACACTTTGAGTGGTTTCTGATAAGCGGGTTCTTCTTGAGGACATGCTGGCTCATATGTATATGGGAAAGTGAGAATGTGTTGGACTTCAGTGAATGGGTTcttatttgaaaaaagaaaaggaaagaaggaaACATGCTAAACGGAAAATAGTTTGCTGAGAGAGTTATCATGAAATGCATAGGGAACACTTTCTCTTATTTGTATTGATGAAACCTAACAGAGTACACAAAACAGTTGTTTGGATGCATATTCCCCTTGGACCTTGTTGATAGTTTTTAAGTCGAAGTGCTGCACTTGTAATTATTGTCGGAGCTCCTTCATTTctcatttcattcattaaggtgaCAGCTTATGGTTTTAATCTGTATATTCTAGTGTTCTATAGACAGCTATCTTTTCTAGATTAGGAGCACCATACCCTTTATAGTCCGGAATTGAAAAGCAAAATGTTAGTTTTTTAACTCAAGATACGATTTTTCTTTTTCTGGATTCCCTCTCTTTGTTAGAACGTGTATTGTGAACTTACTAAGAGATCAATATTTCGATTTTAACCAAGTCTGCTGATTTTTATTTAGCTGTTCATGTATAAGAGAGTCTCTAACTCGTGCCTTCATCCTCTGATGCACTTTTACAAAGATGGGATTTTACTACTGGAGGTGAACAGGTTGCTCCGTGCTGGTGGATATTTTGTTTGGGCTGCTCAACCTGTTTATAAGCATGAAGCAGTCCTGGAAGGAcaatgggaaggtaattgcaaaGTTATTTAGTCTGTGTCAGCAATTTTAAAAATGAATGAGAGAGGAGGAATCACCTGACTCTAGGCAATTCTCCACTTTTTGGCAGACATACTTATTAGTGGTTTTCCAGAAGTTCCTATTAAAGGCCATACCCTACCCAAGAAAAACATTTGACTGTAATGTTCTAGAAAGTTAATGGTCAGGTGTCAAAATCAGTTTTCAGCGCATCCTTTCTTCAGACAGAAGTGAAGCGGCTTCTAAAGAAAGCTGACTCCAATTGAATTCTTCTAACTAATTCTCTTTCCATTTTAAGTCTAACTCCTACTTTATTGAAGAATAAAACAAAATTTTGACAAATGAATAAAATGAAAGGGGAAAATTTAGTTGCTTAAACTACATTTTGTACCCTTGTTCTCTTTAGAACTGAACTATCACTCTACCCTGCAATTGTTAAAGTTAAAAATACTAGCAATCTTTTGAAACCATGGCGACTTTTTCCTATAAACTATATCATGCTCTTCTAGTTCTTGAAAACTTTCTGCACTGCAGGTTTAGTAAACCATTGCTACAACAAATCATAATATTTTTCTTGTCCTTTTCTCAACCAGAGAT
This sequence is a window from Nicotiana tomentosiformis chromosome 5, ASM39032v3, whole genome shotgun sequence. Protein-coding genes within it:
- the LOC104097167 gene encoding BTB/POZ and MATH domain-containing protein 3-like — translated: MIQNSHDNDSSSKSVNETVNGSHHFTIRGYSLAKGMGPGKYISSDIFTVGGYDWAIYFYPDGKNIEDSSVYVSVFIALASEGTDVRALFELTLLDQSGKGKHKVHSHFDRALESGPYTLKYRGSMWGYKRFFKRINLETSDYLKDDCLAMHCTVGVVRSRVEGPKDYSVVVPPSDMGQNLKYLLDAELGCDIVFQVGEETFKGHKLILAARSPVFRAQFFGLIGNPNTDKVELEDIEPSIFKAMLQYIYSDELPDLVEITGSTSTCTSTILMQHLLAAADRFGLDRLKELCEVKLCEEVNVDTVATTLSLAELHCCPQLKAICLKFAATNLGVVMLTEGFKHLEESCPSLLSELLETVASVDQKASLMCKKRSSSSIIGLALAADGVAAESVNPVVRRVRRRM
- the LOC104099998 gene encoding probable methyltransferase PMT11 — its product is MKGLSGGGGDVFKSTTLIKILAFTLLSIAFFYFGKHWSDGSQQQQLIFFNSRQNPTTSQFVSISPNFNKIFDLSSIINDTNSIPPPAVEVVLSPPPPPRPPPASVVENMGIVNENGVMNNEFKIGDFDPEVVENWGVGNETVDDEGSGVHRFRVKKFGLCPASMREYIPCLDNVEAIRKLKSTERGEKFERHCPEKGKGLNCLVPPPRGYRAPIPWPRSRDEVWFSNVPHARLAEDKGGQNWITIDKDKFKFPGGGTQFIHGANQYLDQIEKMLPEIAFGRHVRVALDIGCGVASFGAYLLSRNVLTLSIAPKDVHENQIQFALERGVPAMVAAIATHRLLYPSQAFELIHCSRCRINWTRDDGILLLEVNRLLRAGGYFVWAAQPVYKHEAVLEGQWEEMVNLTTRLCWNLVKKEGYIAIWQKPLNNSCYLSREEGSQPPLCDRHDDPDNVWYVDLKACIARLPEEGYGANITTWPSRLQYPPDRLKSIQVDSFVSRKELFEAESKFWKEIIESYVRAWHWKKFKLRNVMDMRAGYGGFAAALIENQLDCWVLNVVPVSGQNTLPVIFDRGLLGVMHDWCEPFDTYPRTYDLLHANSLFSIEQKRCNMSTIMLEMDRILRPGGRVYIRDSVAVMDELQDIGKAMGWHVTLRDTSEGPHASYKILTCDKHLLRA